From Chryseobacterium sp. IHB B 17019, one genomic window encodes:
- a CDS encoding RteC domain-containing protein → MKNKIYDDVLRSISAREKGILLDSRAIIDDSYRMTLFLHDLLSKLKDHVLKNGFSNKSEEVEFFKEYKPQILGKLIYYNKLYRIETGCPCPISSGKLYQKYYSSELHHLKQEYIDQISGTDFFRYYRSGRSDLDHQFFELGKINFNSGLSSYVFEIDEHFSTYYDYKIAKIVAYELLLKFLLTKINADYVETPATDKEIFWTESKNALVELIYALHCSESIAGGRVGISKISAVMQDVFRIKLGDIHHAFHKMKFRAGSRTVYLDNLKASVENYMDRDLGMK, encoded by the coding sequence ATGAAAAACAAAATTTACGATGACGTGCTGCGAAGCATCTCAGCGCGAGAAAAGGGGATCCTACTTGACTCCCGAGCGATTATTGACGATAGTTACCGGATGACATTATTCCTCCATGATTTATTGTCTAAGCTTAAAGATCATGTTTTAAAAAACGGATTCTCGAACAAATCCGAAGAAGTAGAATTTTTTAAAGAATATAAGCCACAGATCTTGGGTAAGCTTATTTATTACAACAAATTATACAGGATTGAAACTGGTTGTCCATGTCCTATTAGCAGTGGTAAGTTATACCAGAAGTATTATTCGAGCGAACTTCATCATCTAAAACAAGAATATATCGATCAAATCAGTGGAACTGATTTTTTCCGCTACTATCGATCGGGTCGTAGCGATTTAGATCATCAGTTTTTTGAACTTGGAAAAATCAATTTTAATTCAGGTCTGAGCAGTTACGTGTTTGAAATAGACGAGCATTTCTCCACCTATTACGATTATAAGATTGCCAAAATTGTAGCTTATGAATTACTGCTAAAATTTTTGCTGACAAAAATTAACGCTGATTATGTAGAAACGCCGGCTACTGACAAAGAGATTTTTTGGACAGAATCCAAAAACGCACTCGTTGAACTTATTTATGCCTTACATTGTTCGGAAAGTATTGCCGGCGGCAGGGTCGGAATTAGCAAGATCAGTGCTGTTATGCAGGATGTATTTAGAATTAAGCTGGGCGACATTCATCATGCCTTTCATAAGATGAAGTTCCGCGCAGGTAGCAGAACGGTTTATCTGGATAACTTAAAAGCCTCGGTAGAAAATTATATGGACAGGGATTTGGGCATGAAATGA
- a CDS encoding S1C family serine protease — protein MINLEQYPYTYSEILVELLEYFSTHHNFGETRKNEERTIVKFCEYYKEKYSTPEMPYPTLVAQLCESLAKNNYLHLIIKDTPSNFDDTYWYLPSDGHGAIFKNPILKTFLNEKLKSLIFGFKYINTVYRDRVLPICHYINEDQAIGSSFIFFNGLATAKHCIEGASKISIKGIPKSVLQESTFLVHNIDAMDLIYIKFPESFLTQHRYAQYEEGQVLDEVLALGFPKVPGFHSFITAEKAIISSRYTASIGSIASIAEDIWMRQNLMLITAKIKAGNSGGPVINNNGNVVGISSNLPSGEGNYDDLGYGTVIPIKFLIEIITEENSKVFNKNMIDFLDFIE, from the coding sequence ATGATTAACCTTGAACAATATCCTTATACATATAGTGAAATTTTAGTTGAATTACTAGAATATTTTTCAACTCATCATAACTTTGGTGAAACTAGAAAAAATGAAGAAAGAACAATTGTAAAGTTCTGTGAGTATTATAAAGAGAAATATAGTACTCCTGAGATGCCTTATCCAACTCTTGTTGCACAGTTATGTGAGTCCCTTGCCAAGAATAATTACTTGCATTTAATCATTAAGGATACACCAAGTAATTTTGATGATACATATTGGTATCTGCCATCTGATGGACATGGTGCAATCTTCAAAAATCCAATCCTTAAAACTTTCTTAAATGAGAAATTGAAGTCCTTAATATTTGGTTTCAAATATATTAATACAGTTTACAGAGACAGAGTTTTACCAATCTGTCATTATATTAATGAGGACCAAGCTATAGGAAGTTCCTTTATTTTTTTTAATGGTTTAGCTACTGCAAAACATTGCATTGAAGGTGCTTCTAAAATCTCAATTAAAGGTATTCCAAAAAGTGTCCTACAAGAATCAACATTTTTAGTCCATAATATTGACGCAATGGATTTAATCTATATAAAATTTCCAGAGAGTTTCTTGACACAACATCGTTATGCTCAATATGAAGAAGGACAAGTCTTGGATGAAGTCTTAGCTCTTGGATTTCCTAAAGTCCCAGGATTCCACTCTTTTATTACCGCTGAAAAGGCAATTATCTCTTCAAGATATACAGCCTCTATTGGTAGCATAGCCTCAATAGCAGAAGATATTTGGATGAGACAGAATTTAATGTTAATTACAGCAAAAATTAAAGCAGGAAATAGTGGAGGACCTGTTATTAATAATAATGGTAATGTTGTTGGTATTTCTTCAAATCTTCCTTCTGGTGAAGGCAACTATGACGATCTTGGATATGGAACTGTAATTCCAATAAAATTTTTAATTGAAATTATTACAGAAGAAAATTCTAAAGTATTTAATAAGAATATGATTGATTTTTTAGATTTTATTGAATAA